The stretch of DNA TCCCAGTTAGCATTAGAAACATCTTCCTCGATTGAAGAATAAGGGCCACCAAATAAAATAGCAATACTTTTACATTCATCTACTTTATGTTTTAATTCATCAAAAATAGAATCAATATAATCTCCATAT from uncultured Methanobrevibacter sp. encodes:
- a CDS encoding putative RNA uridine N3 methyltransferase, coding for YGDYIDSIFDELKHKVDECKSIAILFGGPYSSIEEDVSNANWDLFKVNTIPDQGTETVRTEEAVVATLSLFNFMRF